The following are encoded in a window of Spea bombifrons isolate aSpeBom1 chromosome 2, aSpeBom1.2.pri, whole genome shotgun sequence genomic DNA:
- the CHAMP1 gene encoding chromosome alignment-maintaining phosphoprotein 1 → MEVMEKVGAQSFDCSRCSFHGSDYESTQLHMGTIHPEFCDEMDTGGLGKLVFYQKSARLFHCHKCFFTSKMFANVYYHILSRHSPEKWDNEEKDSAEMKSGPGSVVNSEKNYSESGTSEDERSQDEQKQEDKVDEVDENDTLTSWPEKVPSQSSDSEFKSNSLEKASTESPETKDKDLSSDQELLESESSSTSSKVSKTNSVKAKDNTEISTDITASLAKHIPEFSDDEDESPALPDGIPHFSEDEDTIAPPRELQESSDDDTVNDQSRGIEDISEDEMPTQAKPTDNGSEDNVPVHSKEMSDSSEEDEPVTKIKKMMDFTVEGEAPAQSKDTMPSSEEDEPINTAKNIEYPEEEDTRSISENIVGCSEQEETPNVSKNIMEFSEDEDTPALSKDIMEFSEEDTPSVSKGLMEFSEEEDTSPQSKDMPKYLEGNSTPTQSKEYADFDPLVSKEQSMLSEDEDFPPERNSIQAKEKLNITQSGSTPAQLASVLPFSDYSTPSWSRDALDAPDEGDTAAPQDTPDPTEDKDGFMKDEEIMKHVRRAKGKFYCLLCVCRPLKKGPMMHHLITRHDLPSPFVCKTCGKTFLMETHLKTHLASHSKGLFKCNLCNFQTDHSRGFKKHQTHCQNRHKDDVSKPVLDFQEDPKDEEAEL, encoded by the coding sequence ATGGAAGTCATGGAAAAAGTCGGCGCTCAAAGTTTTGACTGCAGTCGGTGCAGTTTCCATGGCAGCGATTACGAAAGCACACAACTTCATATGGGAACCATCCATCCAGAATTTTGTGATGAAATGGATACTGGCGGATTAGGAAAGCTAGTTTTTTATCAGAAAAGTGCAAGATTATTTCATTGTCATAAATGCTTCTTCACAAGTAAGATGTTTGCAAATGTTTATTACCATATCCTGTCTCGGCACTCGCCCGAAAAATGGGACAATGAGGAGAAAGATTCTGCAGAGATGAAGTCAGGACCAGGATCCGTAGTGAACTCTGAGAAGAATTATTCTGAAAGTGGAACAAGTGAGGATGAAAGATCTCAAGATGAACAGAAGCAGGAAGACAAGGTAGATGAAGTTGATGAAAATGATACACTCACATCTTGGCCAGAGAAAGTGCCAAGTCAGAGCTCAGACAGTGAATTTAAAAGCAACAGTTTAGAAAAGGCATCTACAGAGTCTCCAGAGACCAAGGATAAGGATTTAAGTAGCGATCAGGAGCTGCTAGAATCAGAGTCTAGCAGCACCAGCAGTAAAGTAAGCAAAACAAATTCAGTTAAAGCAAAAGACAACACAGAGATTTCTACTGATATCACAGCTTCACTAGCAAAACACATTCCAGAGTTTTCTGATGATGAAGATGAGTCACCTGCTCTACCAGATGGCATCCCACATTTTTCTGAAGATGAGGATACTATAGCACCACCCAGGGAACTACAAGAGTCATCTGATGATGACACTGTAAATGATCAGTCAAGGGGTATTGAAGACATTTCTGAAGATGAGATGCCTACGCAGGCGAAGCCCACAGATAATGGCTCAGAAGATAACGTTCCTGTACATTCAAAGGAAATGTCAGACTCTTCTGAAGAAGATGAACCTGTTactaagattaaaaaaatgatggacTTTACTGTGGAAGGTGAGGCTCCAGCTCAGTCTAAAGATACAATGCCGTCCTCAGAAGAAGATGAGCCAATAAACACGGCTAAAAACATTGAATATCCAGAAGAGGAAGACACAAGATCCATATCTGAGAATATTGTGGGCTGTTCTGAACAAGAGGAGACACCAAATGTGTCCAAAAACATCATGGAGTTTTCAGAAGACGAAGACACCCCAGCCCTATCTAAGGACATTATGGAGTTTTCAGAAGAAGACACTCCATCGGTTTCAAAAGGTTTAATGGAATTTTCAGAGGAAGAGGACACATCTCCTCAGTCGAAAGACATGCCAAAATATTTAGAGGGTAATTCAACACCAACTCAGTCAAAAGAATATGCAGATTTTGACCCGTTGGTATCAAAGGAACAATCCATGTTATCTGAAGATGAAGATTTCCCACCTGAAAGAAATTCTATCCAGGCAAAGGAAAAACTTAATATTACACAAAGTGGGAGCACCCCAGCTCAACTGGCAAgtgttttacctttttcagATTATAGTACGCCATCTTGGTCTAGAGATGCATTGGATGCTCCAGATGAAGGGGATACGGCTGCTCCACAAGACACCCCTGATCCTACCGAAGATAAGGATGGCTTCATGAAAGATGAagaaataatgaaacatgttCGCCGTGCAAAGGGAAAATTTTATTGTCTGTTATGTGTATGTCGTCCCTTGAAAAAGGGGCCAATGATGCACCATTTGATTACCAGGCATGATTTGCCAAGTCCATTTGTATGCAAAACCTGCGGGAAGACATTTTTGATGGAGACCCATCTAAAAACCCATCTTGCATCCCATAGCAAAGGTTTGTTTAAATGTAACCTCTGTAATTTTCAGACTGATCATTCAAGGGGATTTAAAAAACATCAAACGCATTGCCAAAACCGTCATAAAGACGATGTTAGCAAACCAGTGTTGGACTTCCAGGAGGATCCCAAAGATGAGGAAGCTGAACTTTAA
- the LOC128473095 gene encoding F-box only protein 36-like: MASLLQGTLYEAQCPAPAPSKDFHHFIVTQKEVILRSWKISVRAEERKALPKEVKKTHSEFLLEEEMQKQIKKIFGKDTADYVLNLCRGHCDFLVRIPYNLKIRILSFLDANDIKHLSDTCKTFQKLCSSDEFWEKIKSKPEKQSSAVHRSGFSVSMKKYNQKTEGPLWMQRRRSTFF, translated from the exons ATGGCATCCTTACTGCAAGGTACGCTGTATGAAGCCCAGTGTCCGGCTCCAGCCCCAAGCAAAGATTTCCATCACTTCATCGTCACACAGAAAGAG GTGATTCTTAGATCATGGAAGATTTCTGTCCGGGCTGAGGAAAGAAAAGCGTTGCCAAAGGAAGTGAAGAAAACACACAGTGAGTTCTTGTTAGAAGAGGAGATGCAAA agcagataaaaaagatcttCGGCAAAGACACCGCAGACTACGTACTGAAtttgtgcagagggcactgtgatTTTCTCGTGAGAATTCCATATAACCTCAAGATACGGATACTGTCTTTTCTTGATGCCAATGACATCAAGCACCTGTCAGATACGTGCAAAACTTTTCAGAAG CTGTGCAGTAGCGATGAAttctgggaaaaaataaaatcaaaaccaGAAAAACAAAGCAGTGCTGTCCACAGATCAGGATTTTCAGTTTCGATGAAGAAATACAATCAGAAAACAGAAGGTCCGCTTTGGATGCAAAGAAGAcgaagcacttttttttaa